A portion of the Candidatus Pristimantibacillus lignocellulolyticus genome contains these proteins:
- the dprA gene encoding DNA-processing protein DprA → MNNNQYKHFIIELSEVQGVGWHTMKLIIDSNLYEEDVWHVERLQQLGVKAQISERLHQFRSNYTYERNEERVTHQLRNRYTCITYWDEQYPETLKQIAQPPWILYVRGRLELLQRQSLAIVGTRYPTSYGKQCTKLFSGQFAQQGLTIVSGFANGVDTIAHKEALSYGSSTIAILPTAITQCYPANNYEMYERIGEEGLLLSESVHASPIHPGQFHQRNRIIAGLSFASIIIEGERKSGSMITAKHAIDMDRELFAVPGPINSAKSEGPNFLIQNGYARMLLSSHQLFEELPWLKPIANSQNKNETKHQMKNKLLHELSEDEVIIVTLLREKSLSINEIFNITNIPFGHLNVLLLNLCIKQFIEQHPGSIYIAL, encoded by the coding sequence ATGAACAATAATCAGTATAAGCACTTTATTATCGAGCTCTCTGAAGTACAAGGTGTTGGTTGGCATACAATGAAACTTATTATAGATAGTAATCTTTATGAGGAAGATGTATGGCATGTCGAGCGATTACAGCAACTTGGAGTGAAGGCACAAATTTCAGAAAGATTACATCAATTTCGAAGCAATTATACGTATGAAAGAAATGAAGAACGTGTGACTCATCAACTGCGGAATCGATATACCTGTATTACATACTGGGATGAGCAGTATCCAGAAACGTTGAAACAGATTGCACAACCACCTTGGATTCTGTATGTTCGTGGACGGTTAGAATTGCTTCAGAGGCAATCACTGGCTATTGTTGGCACTAGATATCCTACTAGCTACGGAAAACAGTGTACAAAGCTTTTCAGTGGACAATTTGCCCAGCAAGGGTTAACGATTGTAAGTGGTTTTGCTAATGGTGTTGATACCATTGCCCACAAAGAGGCTTTATCTTATGGAAGTTCAACGATTGCAATATTACCTACCGCAATAACACAATGCTATCCCGCTAACAATTATGAAATGTATGAACGTATTGGTGAAGAGGGTTTGCTTCTCTCTGAAAGTGTACATGCTTCTCCTATACATCCTGGTCAATTTCATCAGCGGAATCGAATTATCGCAGGTTTAAGTTTTGCTTCTATTATAATAGAAGGAGAACGTAAAAGTGGTTCGATGATTACAGCAAAGCACGCAATAGACATGGATCGTGAGCTATTTGCGGTTCCAGGACCTATTAATTCAGCAAAAAGTGAAGGACCAAACTTTCTTATTCAGAATGGATATGCTAGAATGCTATTGTCCTCACATCAGTTATTTGAGGAATTACCATGGTTGAAACCTATTGCGAATAGTCAAAATAAAAATGAAACGAAGCATCAAATGAAGAACAAATTATTACATGAATTGTCTGAAGATGAAGTTATTATTGTTACATTGCTGAGAGAAAAATCACTCTCTATTAATGAGATTTTTAATATTACTAACATTCCGTTTGGACATTTGAACGTTCTTCTGCTAAATTTATGTATAAAACAATTCATAGAACAACATCCTGGT
- the sucD gene encoding succinate--CoA ligase subunit alpha: protein MAILVNKDTKVITQGITGATGLFHAKGALDYGTQMVGGVTPGKGGTSVEITLENGDVATLPVFNTVSQAVEATGATASVIYVPPAFAAEAIIEAVDAGLELVICITEGIPVLDMVNVKRYMEGKDSVLIGPNCPGVITPGECKIGIMPGYIHTPGHVGVVSRSGTLTYEAVHQLTTRGIGQSSAIGIGGDPVKGSEFIDILSRFNDDPETYAVIMIGEIGGTAEEEAAEWIKANMTKPVVGFIGGATAPPGKRMGHAGAIISGGKGTAAEKITTLEACGIKVAPTPSDMGSTLVSVLEEQGLLEKCITVK, encoded by the coding sequence GTGGCTATTTTGGTTAATAAAGATACAAAAGTTATTACTCAAGGTATCACTGGTGCTACTGGTCTATTCCATGCAAAAGGTGCATTAGACTATGGCACGCAAATGGTTGGTGGCGTTACACCTGGTAAAGGTGGCACATCAGTAGAGATTACACTTGAGAATGGTGATGTAGCTACATTGCCAGTATTCAATACAGTATCGCAAGCGGTTGAAGCTACAGGTGCTACTGCATCTGTAATCTACGTACCACCTGCTTTCGCAGCTGAAGCGATTATTGAGGCTGTTGATGCAGGACTTGAACTTGTTATCTGTATTACAGAAGGTATTCCTGTACTTGATATGGTTAATGTAAAGCGTTATATGGAAGGTAAAGATTCCGTATTGATCGGACCTAACTGCCCAGGCGTTATTACTCCAGGCGAGTGCAAAATTGGTATTATGCCAGGCTATATTCATACTCCAGGTCATGTAGGTGTAGTGTCTCGTTCTGGAACACTTACTTATGAGGCTGTTCATCAATTGACGACTCGCGGTATTGGTCAGTCGTCTGCGATTGGTATCGGTGGAGACCCTGTTAAAGGTTCTGAGTTTATCGATATTTTAAGTCGTTTTAACGATGATCCTGAAACTTATGCAGTTATTATGATCGGTGAGATCGGTGGAACTGCAGAAGAAGAAGCTGCTGAGTGGATTAAAGCTAATATGACGAAGCCAGTAGTAGGTTTCATTGGTGGTGCAACTGCTCCTCCAGGGAAACGTATGGGACATGCAGGGGCAATTATTTCTGGTGGTAAAGGTACCGCAGCTGAAAAAATTACTACGCTTGAAGCATGTGGTATTAAAGTAGCTCCTACACCATCTGATATGGGTTCAACTCTAGTATCTGTACTAGAAGAACAAGGTCTACTTGAAAAATGTATTACAGTGAAGTAA
- the sucC gene encoding ADP-forming succinate--CoA ligase subunit beta, whose translation MNIHEYQGKAVLKQYGVSVPEGKVAFTVDEAVQAAQELGTSVVVVKAQIHAGGRGKAGGVKVAKNLDEVRAYASEILGKVLVTHQTGPEGKEVKRLLIEQGCDIKKEYYVGVVLDRATGRVTFMASEEGGTEIEEVAASNPEKIFKEVVDPAIGLQAYQARKLAYAINIPNELVNKAAKFMLSLYSAFVEKDCSIAEINPLVVTGDGNVMALDAKLNFDSNALYRHKDILDLRDLEEEDSKEIEASKYDLSYIALDGDIGCMVNGAGLAMATMDIIKHYGGDPANFLDVGGGATTEKVTEAFKIILSDEKVKGIFVNIFGGIMRCDVIANGVVEAAKQIGLDRPLVVRLEGTNVELGKQILNESGLNIVAADSMADGAQKIVALVK comes from the coding sequence ATGAATATCCATGAGTATCAAGGCAAAGCTGTACTAAAACAATATGGCGTATCCGTTCCCGAAGGGAAAGTAGCGTTCACAGTTGATGAAGCTGTACAAGCTGCGCAAGAACTAGGGACTTCGGTAGTTGTCGTTAAAGCCCAAATTCATGCTGGTGGCCGTGGTAAAGCCGGTGGAGTAAAAGTAGCAAAAAATCTTGATGAAGTTAGAGCTTATGCAAGTGAAATTTTAGGCAAGGTGCTAGTTACTCATCAAACGGGTCCAGAAGGCAAAGAAGTTAAGCGCCTTCTAATTGAGCAAGGCTGTGACATTAAGAAAGAGTACTACGTTGGTGTAGTTCTTGATCGTGCCACAGGTCGTGTAACATTTATGGCATCAGAAGAAGGCGGTACTGAGATCGAAGAGGTTGCTGCCAGTAATCCAGAGAAAATTTTTAAAGAAGTGGTTGATCCTGCAATTGGTTTGCAAGCTTACCAAGCTCGCAAATTAGCATATGCTATCAACATTCCGAATGAACTAGTTAACAAAGCTGCTAAATTCATGCTTAGTTTATACAGCGCTTTCGTGGAAAAAGATTGCTCTATTGCCGAAATTAACCCTCTAGTTGTAACAGGTGATGGAAACGTTATGGCATTGGATGCGAAATTGAATTTCGACTCTAACGCATTGTACCGTCACAAAGACATTTTAGATCTTCGCGATCTTGAAGAAGAAGATTCTAAAGAAATTGAAGCTTCCAAGTATGACCTTAGCTATATTGCACTTGATGGTGACATCGGTTGTATGGTTAATGGCGCAGGACTTGCGATGGCGACAATGGATATTATTAAACATTACGGTGGAGACCCAGCTAACTTCCTAGATGTAGGTGGCGGTGCGACTACTGAAAAAGTAACAGAAGCATTCAAAATTATTCTGTCTGATGAAAAAGTTAAAGGTATTTTCGTGAACATTTTTGGCGGCATTATGCGTTGTGATGTTATCGCAAACGGTGTGGTAGAAGCTGCTAAGCAAATCGGCCTAGATCGTCCACTTGTCGTTCGTCTTGAAGGTACGAATGTGGAACTAGGAAAGCAGATTCTTAATGAATCTGGTCTGAATATTGTTGCGGCTGATTCCATGGCAGATGGCGCGCAAAAAATTGTAGCTCTAGTGAAATAG